A window from Capricornis sumatraensis isolate serow.1 chromosome 5, serow.2, whole genome shotgun sequence encodes these proteins:
- the ZNF398 gene encoding zinc finger protein 398 — protein MAEAAPAPTSEWDSECLTSLQALPLPAAPAANEAHLQTAAISLWTVVAAVQAIERKVEVHSRRLLHLEGRTGTAEKKLASCEKTVADLGNQLEGKWAVLGTLLQEYGLLQRRLENLENLLRNRNFWILRLPPGIKGDIPKVPVTFDDISIYFSTPEWEKLEEWQKELYKNIMKGNYESLISMDYAMNQPDVLSQIQPEGDRNTEDQAGPEESGIPTDPSEEPGISTSDILSWIKQEEETQVGAPQEPKESDMCKGTYADEELVIKAEGLARASLCPEVPVAFTSPAAAAKEPFPDVTFKSPQSAPLAPFGRPAADLAEASEGQVTFTQLGTYPLPPPAGEPVFSCHHCGKSLSQDLLLTHQCGPLGEHNAPCTQCPKHLPPLADGGPPAPARETPPTCPHCARTFTHPSRLTYHLRVHNSAERPFPCPDCPKRFADQARLASHRRAHASERPFRCAQCGRSFSLKISLLLHQRGHAQERPFSCPQCGIDFNGHSALIRHQMIHTGERPYPCTDCSKSFMRKEHLLNHRRLHTGERPFSCTHCGKSFIRKHHLMKHQRIHTGERPYPCAQCGRSFRYKQTLKDHLRAGHGGGCGGDRDPSGPPPDPPGPLLPGLEASALGVNPEGLEANQWYGEGSGGAVL, from the exons ATGGCCGAGGCGGCCCCCGCTCCG ACTTCCGAATGGGATTCCGAATGCCTTACCTCCCTGCAGGCGCTCCCTCTCCCCGCAGCCCCAGCGGCAAACGAAGCTCACTTGCAGACCGCGGCCATCTCCCTGTGGACGGTGGTAGCAGCCGTGCAGGCCATCGAGAGAAAGGTAGAAGTCCACAGCCGGCGACTGCTGCACCTGGAGGGCCGGACGGGGACGGCAGAGAAGAAGCTGGCCAGCTGTGAGAAGACAGTGGCAGATCTCGGAAACCAGCTGGAGGGCAAGTGGGCCGTGCTGGGGACCCTGCTGCAGGAGTATGGGCTGCTGCAGAGGCGGCTGGAGAACTTGGAGAACCTTCTGAGGAACAGGAACTTCTGGATCCTGCGGCTGCCCCCGGGTATCAAAGGAGACATTCCAAAG GTGCCTGTGACGTTCGATGATATCTCCATCTACTTTTCCACTccagaatgggaaaaattagaaGAATGGCAAAAGGAACTTTACAAGAATATCATGAAGGGCAACTATGAGTCTCTCATCTCCATGG ATTATGCCATGAATCAACCCGATGTCTTATCTCAGATTCAGCCAGAAGGAGACCGTAATACAGAGGACCAGGCTGGGCCAGAGGAGAGCGGGATTCCCACAGACCCCAGTGAAG AGCCTGGCATTTCGACATCAGATATTCTGTCTTGGATTAAACAAGAGGAAGAGACCCAGGTTGGTGCCCCGCAGGAGCCCAAGGAGAGTGACATGTGCAAAGGCACCTATGCTG ACGAAGAGCTGGTCATCAAGGCCGAAGGCCTCGCCAGAGCCTCCCTGTGCCCCGAGGTGCCGGTCGCCTTCACTTCACCAGCAGCCGCAGCTAAGGAACCGTTCCCGGACGTGACCTTCAAGAGCCCGCAGTCCGCGCCCCTGGCACCGTTTGGTCGTCCAGCCGCCGACCTGGCCGAGGCCTCGGAGGGACAAGTGACCTTCACGCAGCTGGGCACCTACCCGCTGCCACCCCCGGCCGGGGAGCCAGTGTTCTCCTGCCACCACTGCGGCAAGAGCCTCAGCCAGGACCTCCTGCTGACCCACCAGTGCGGCCCCCTGGGCGAGCACAACGCCCCCTGCACCCAGTGCCCCAAGCACCTGCCCCCGCTGGCCGACGGcggccccccagcccccgcccgcgAGACACCCCCCACCTGCCCGCACTGCGCCAGGACCTTCACGCACCCGTCCCGACTCACCTACCACCTTCGGGTCCACAACAGCGCCGAGCGCCCCTTCCCCTGCCCCGACTGCCCCAAGCGCTTCGCTGACCAGGCGCGCCTGGCCAGCCACCGGCGAGCCCACGCCAGCGAGCGGCCCTTCCGCTGCGCGCAGTGCGGCCGAAGCTTCAGCCTGAAGATCAGCCTGCTGCTGCACCAGCGCGGCCACGCGCAGGAGCGGCCCTTCTCCTGCCCGCAGTGCGGCATTGACTTCAACGGCCACTCGGCCCTTATCCGCCACCAGATGATCCACACGGGCGAGCGGCCCTATCCCTGCACCGACTGCAGCAAGAGCTTCATGCGCAAGGAGCACCTGCTTAACCACCGGCGGCTGCACACGGGCGAGCGGCCCTTCAGCTGCACGCACTGCGGCAAGAGCTTCATCCGCAAGCACCACCTGATGAAACACCAGCGCATCCACACGGGCGAGCGGCCCTACCCCTGCGCCCAATGCGGCCGCAGCTTCCGCTACAAGCAGACGCTCAAGGACCACCTGCGCGCGGGCCACGGGGGCGGCTGCGGCGGGGACCGGGACCCCTCTGGACCGCCGCCAGACCCCCCAGGGCCCCTCCTACCCGGGCTGGAAGCCTCGGCCCTGGGCGTCAACCCCGAAGGTCTGGAGGCCAATCAGTGGTATGGGGAAGGCAGTGGGGGCGCGGTTTTGTAA